From the Thermococcus guaymasensis DSM 11113 genome, one window contains:
- the hypE gene encoding hydrogenase expression/formation protein HypE has product MGEKIKLEHGAGGEIMEELLRDVILKTLTLKSAGGIGLDALDDGATIPLGDKHLVFTIDGHTVKPLFFPGGDIGRLAVSGTVNDLAVMGAKPLALANSMIIGEGLDMEVLERVLRSMDETAKEVPVPIVTGDTKVVEDPIEMFVITAGIGIAEKPVSDAGAKVGDVVLVSGTIGDHGIALMSHREGIAFETELKSDVAPIWEVVEAVAKAIGWEKIHAMKDPTRAGLSNALNEIARKSNVGILVREADIPVKPEVKAASEMLGISPYDVANEGKVVVVVAKEYAEEALEAMRKTKRGRNAAIIGEVIEEYRGKVILETGIGGKRFMEPPEGDPVPRIC; this is encoded by the coding sequence ATGGGCGAAAAGATAAAACTCGAACACGGGGCCGGCGGAGAGATAATGGAGGAGCTCCTCAGGGACGTTATATTGAAAACTCTGACCCTGAAGAGCGCGGGTGGAATAGGGCTGGACGCCCTTGACGACGGTGCGACGATACCGCTTGGGGACAAACACCTCGTCTTCACGATAGACGGCCACACTGTTAAGCCGCTTTTCTTCCCGGGCGGAGACATCGGCCGCTTAGCCGTAAGCGGGACGGTCAACGATTTAGCCGTGATGGGCGCAAAGCCCCTGGCCCTGGCAAACTCGATGATAATTGGCGAAGGCCTCGACATGGAAGTCCTTGAGAGGGTTCTCCGCTCGATGGACGAAACCGCCAAAGAAGTTCCCGTTCCAATAGTCACGGGCGACACGAAGGTCGTGGAGGACCCCATAGAGATGTTCGTGATTACAGCGGGAATTGGAATCGCAGAAAAGCCAGTAAGTGACGCTGGAGCGAAGGTCGGCGACGTTGTTCTGGTCAGCGGGACGATAGGCGACCACGGGATAGCTCTGATGAGCCACAGGGAGGGGATAGCCTTCGAGACCGAGCTGAAGAGCGACGTAGCTCCCATATGGGAGGTCGTTGAAGCCGTCGCCAAGGCCATCGGCTGGGAGAAGATACACGCGATGAAGGACCCTACGAGGGCTGGATTAAGCAACGCCCTCAACGAGATAGCGAGGAAGAGCAACGTCGGAATCCTCGTGAGGGAAGCAGATATACCCGTGAAGCCAGAGGTGAAGGCCGCGAGCGAGATGCTGGGAATCAGTCCCTACGATGTTGCGAACGAGGGCAAGGTCGTTGTGGTTGTTGCCAAGGAGTATGCGGAAGAGGCACTTGAAGCAATGAGGAAGACGAAGAGGGGCAGGAACGCAGCGATAATCGGTGAGGTCATAGAGGAGTACAGGGGAAAGGTCATCCTCGAAACCGGAATCGGCGGAAAGCGCTTTATGGAGCCGCCCGAGGGCGACCCCGTGCCGAGGATATGCTAA
- a CDS encoding nucleotidyltransferase domain-containing protein, with product MPVIPREELLEILREVKERLRKILGDDLVEVILFGSYARDEAREDSDVDVLVVVKRWPDPEKEWEIGELMTDLVLEYGVVFSIITYPQKPEMFHDPLIIAARKEGVKV from the coding sequence ATGCCCGTAATCCCAAGGGAAGAGCTCCTTGAAATCCTTCGCGAGGTGAAGGAAAGGCTGAGGAAAATCCTCGGCGACGACTTAGTCGAGGTTATCCTCTTCGGCTCGTACGCGAGGGACGAAGCCAGGGAAGACAGCGACGTTGACGTTTTAGTTGTGGTGAAGAGGTGGCCAGACCCGGAGAAAGAATGGGAAATCGGGGAACTCATGACGGATTTGGTGCTGGAGTATGGGGTTGTGTTCTCAATAATCACCTATCCGCAGAAACCCGAGATGTTTCATGACCCTCTAATCATAGCCGCGAGGAAGGAAGGTGTCAAAGTATGA
- a CDS encoding ATP-binding protein, producing MIEKEVWGRIIKDHLEHRAEVIERDVTVKFPKTPRAISIIGPRRAGKTYLMFQLINRLTSGGLPREKTVYVNFEDPRLLGAELKDLLTFLDVYYEMFPENARGECHFFLDEVQNVPDWERFVRFLLDRNQRVVVSGSSSKLLSKEIATSLRGRSLSVRVYPFSFREVLRANGLKVEKFYSTYEKAKINKLLREYLHWGGYPEVVLNPHLRAEILREIIDLTIYRDIVERWGAENLKALRLLLRMLAFSSHLSASKAYRNLKSLGIGVGKATVANYIEYFSDSMILHPLRPYVKSYKLQERMGFKPYLVDNGLLKVMGVEDEGRLLENLVFTELLKRGYEPNGELFYYVTRNGREVDFVIKGRELIQVTAELHEKNRERELRALIEAGRELGIGKLTIVTLEQDDVVKTAGKEVKVTSLKKWLLGL from the coding sequence ATGATTGAAAAAGAGGTTTGGGGAAGGATAATCAAGGACCACCTCGAACACCGCGCCGAGGTCATCGAGAGGGACGTAACCGTCAAATTCCCGAAAACGCCGAGAGCCATCTCAATAATCGGGCCGAGAAGGGCCGGCAAAACCTACCTCATGTTCCAGCTCATAAACCGGCTTACTTCCGGCGGACTGCCGAGGGAGAAAACGGTCTACGTGAACTTTGAAGACCCCAGGTTGCTCGGTGCAGAGCTCAAAGACCTCCTAACCTTCCTCGACGTTTACTACGAAATGTTCCCCGAGAACGCCAGGGGGGAATGCCACTTCTTCCTCGACGAGGTTCAGAACGTTCCCGATTGGGAGAGGTTCGTCAGGTTCCTCCTCGACAGAAACCAGCGCGTCGTGGTCTCTGGCTCCTCTTCAAAGCTCCTCTCGAAGGAAATTGCAACGTCCCTCAGGGGAAGGAGCTTAAGCGTGAGGGTTTATCCCTTCTCCTTCAGGGAAGTCCTGAGGGCAAACGGGCTCAAGGTCGAGAAGTTCTATTCAACCTATGAAAAGGCAAAGATAAACAAACTCCTCCGCGAGTACCTGCACTGGGGTGGCTACCCCGAAGTGGTTTTAAACCCTCACCTGAGGGCTGAGATTCTGAGGGAGATAATCGACCTCACAATCTACCGCGACATCGTGGAGAGGTGGGGGGCCGAAAACCTGAAGGCCCTGAGGCTCCTCCTCAGGATGCTGGCCTTCTCCTCTCACCTTTCTGCATCCAAAGCCTACCGCAATCTGAAGAGCCTTGGCATCGGGGTTGGCAAGGCAACCGTGGCCAACTACATCGAGTACTTCTCGGACTCGATGATTCTCCACCCCCTGAGGCCCTACGTGAAGTCATACAAACTGCAGGAGCGGATGGGGTTTAAGCCCTATCTCGTCGATAACGGACTGCTTAAGGTGATGGGCGTCGAGGACGAGGGCAGGCTCTTGGAAAACCTCGTCTTCACGGAGCTTCTTAAACGGGGGTATGAGCCCAACGGGGAGCTGTTCTACTACGTGACGAGGAACGGGCGCGAGGTTGACTTTGTAATCAAAGGAAGGGAGCTCATTCAGGTCACCGCGGAGCTTCACGAGAAAAACCGTGAGAGAGAACTCAGGGCTTTGATTGAAGCGGGTAGAGAATTGGGCATCGGAAAGCTAACGATAGTAACCTTGGAGCAAGATGACGTTGTAAAGACGGCGGGAAAGGAGGTAAAGGTGACCAGCCTGAAGAAATGGCTGCTGGGTCTTTAA
- a CDS encoding HEPN domain-containing protein translates to MSCRDYEKILRKAEKSLLAAKKLLEENLPEFAVSRAYYTMFYCVEAFLRTRGIEVSKHSSAIALFGRDFVKTGEVPRKYLTYVNLAFRARQVADYSFGLEVSEEEAAEEIRRAEEFLEFTRRYLSSKGFLEG, encoded by the coding sequence ATGAGCTGCAGGGATTATGAGAAGATACTCAGAAAGGCGGAAAAAAGCCTGCTCGCGGCAAAAAAGTTACTCGAAGAAAACCTACCCGAGTTCGCGGTGTCGAGAGCTTACTACACGATGTTCTACTGTGTGGAGGCCTTTCTTAGAACGAGAGGCATAGAAGTTTCAAAGCATTCATCGGCAATAGCACTATTTGGCAGGGATTTTGTCAAAACGGGGGAAGTCCCCAGAAAATATCTCACATACGTGAACCTTGCGTTTAGGGCAAGACAGGTTGCGGATTATTCTTTCGGGCTGGAGGTATCTGAAGAAGAGGCCGCCGAGGAAATCCGGCGCGCTGAAGAATTCCTCGAATTTACGAGGCGCTATCTCTCATCGAAGGGTTTTCTGGAGGGTTGA